A DNA window from Sphingopyxis macrogoltabida contains the following coding sequences:
- the dpdD gene encoding protein DpdD encodes MLSPAHVAEDEAWLSEFFSDPNELHWASLRDGTAPPEIAEQVLPWLLALADSGSMAPVILPFVRAGKVAGWYATTRSGEGGFEFAAELQAWLGPTYLSLFEQAHVDSSDPSAMAIARRSNGRVWKFSGANGAAKAIISRRLDEYCGLLRRRPKRVQTAARPVGTIRGDFERALLAKDAAAAEGFIAELKTTGRLNEENLRYLTVRLSAGLGLWPEIARNHWLVQTMSDLALPPRILADIIEALYRTYVDAVEAAGDVTKTLATFDSHVAGRYPRLFASRRGIRTPRVVKAFLLFEQLQSRPNGDIIDELGNLLEDSDKIRVLVERPQAEPVSAVDPETEADEIFDDLQYDRAFSLYTRLPLTKKIIGRLITCAQFIGTEEARARLISLVHSADPELIGNLAPPMRDKLHGLSAPLSPLPFPELVSAGEGVSALGANEPNGWMAWAEKLRSAEDLSGAEQALQTAVTNWTTAEFKSDTAKARAFADIIGNLNGEAAMLARRAVPQIFESFFPADELVSEGGKPVAELLFALVAMDDGLSTSDLDILAQLLNILLALGLSGPEYVSIVSDLEDVQDRVRSYANLPWSLDVCEILAVSPAQSDAAGSARQAFFLRVLGQAQTFAHRLGPQDFLPMEFLAKDFGLDSASVDILRRKDGSDEAPTESVDLTGKLIGVYTLAEAAGARAKASLEKMFPGSVVEVNSDLVATDKLRNLARSADIFVFTWKSSSHAAFYCIKDELPGGEPIWAAGKGTASIIRAVIEKAGEI; translated from the coding sequence ATGCTATCTCCGGCGCATGTGGCTGAAGACGAAGCTTGGCTCAGCGAGTTTTTCTCGGACCCGAACGAGTTGCATTGGGCAAGCCTTCGGGACGGCACCGCGCCGCCGGAAATCGCCGAACAGGTTCTGCCATGGCTTCTGGCGCTTGCCGATTCAGGCAGTATGGCGCCGGTTATCCTTCCCTTCGTGAGGGCTGGGAAGGTGGCCGGTTGGTACGCAACGACTCGATCCGGAGAGGGCGGCTTCGAATTTGCCGCAGAATTGCAGGCATGGCTCGGGCCAACATATCTTTCTCTTTTCGAACAAGCCCATGTCGATTCCTCCGACCCCAGCGCGATGGCCATTGCGCGTCGATCGAATGGCCGCGTTTGGAAATTCTCCGGGGCCAATGGCGCCGCGAAGGCGATCATATCGAGGCGGCTGGACGAATATTGTGGCTTGCTTCGCCGGCGCCCGAAGCGCGTACAGACGGCGGCGCGCCCAGTGGGTACGATCCGCGGCGACTTTGAGCGCGCTCTTCTCGCCAAGGATGCTGCCGCCGCCGAAGGCTTTATCGCCGAACTCAAAACGACTGGCCGCCTCAATGAAGAGAATCTTCGATACCTGACCGTCCGCTTGAGCGCGGGTCTTGGTCTTTGGCCTGAGATTGCGCGCAATCATTGGCTCGTCCAAACGATGTCGGATCTGGCACTGCCCCCTCGTATCCTGGCCGACATCATCGAAGCCTTGTACCGGACCTACGTCGACGCGGTTGAAGCGGCAGGCGACGTCACGAAAACGCTGGCCACCTTCGATAGTCATGTTGCAGGTCGTTATCCGCGTCTCTTTGCTTCACGCCGGGGAATCCGGACCCCCCGTGTCGTCAAAGCCTTTCTGCTGTTCGAGCAACTTCAGTCCCGCCCCAATGGCGATATCATCGACGAACTGGGGAACCTCCTCGAGGACAGCGATAAAATCCGGGTGTTGGTCGAGCGTCCTCAGGCGGAACCGGTATCGGCGGTCGATCCTGAAACCGAAGCCGACGAAATTTTCGACGATCTTCAATATGATCGCGCCTTCAGCCTGTATACGCGTTTGCCTCTCACGAAAAAGATTATCGGCCGCTTGATCACTTGCGCGCAGTTCATCGGTACAGAAGAGGCGCGCGCGCGGCTGATTTCGCTTGTCCATTCGGCCGATCCAGAATTGATCGGCAATCTGGCTCCGCCGATGCGCGACAAGCTGCATGGGCTGAGCGCGCCACTGTCGCCGCTGCCGTTCCCAGAGCTGGTTTCGGCCGGTGAGGGAGTATCGGCGTTAGGAGCAAACGAACCGAACGGTTGGATGGCTTGGGCTGAAAAGCTGCGGAGCGCCGAGGATCTATCCGGTGCGGAGCAGGCCCTCCAAACCGCAGTTACGAACTGGACTACGGCGGAGTTCAAATCCGATACGGCCAAAGCGCGCGCATTCGCCGATATTATTGGCAATCTGAATGGCGAAGCGGCAATGCTTGCTCGCCGTGCGGTGCCCCAGATTTTTGAGAGTTTCTTCCCGGCGGATGAGTTAGTGTCGGAGGGTGGCAAGCCAGTAGCCGAGCTACTATTCGCCCTTGTCGCCATGGACGATGGTCTGTCGACATCTGATCTCGACATTCTCGCGCAGCTTCTGAATATTCTTTTGGCACTTGGGCTGTCGGGCCCGGAGTATGTCTCGATCGTTTCCGATCTCGAGGATGTGCAAGATCGCGTGCGCTCGTACGCCAATCTTCCTTGGAGCCTGGACGTCTGTGAAATCCTTGCGGTGTCGCCGGCGCAGTCAGACGCCGCTGGTTCCGCGCGCCAAGCCTTCTTCCTTCGTGTCTTGGGCCAGGCGCAAACTTTCGCGCATCGTCTCGGCCCGCAAGACTTCCTTCCGATGGAATTCCTTGCGAAGGATTTCGGGCTTGATTCCGCGTCGGTTGATATTCTCCGACGAAAAGACGGGTCCGACGAGGCTCCAACCGAAAGTGTCGATCTGACCGGCAAGCTCATCGGGGTTTATACGCTCGCGGAAGCTGCGGGCGCGCGAGCGAAAGCTTCATTGGAAAAAATGTTTCCGGGCAGCGTCGTCGAGGTTAATTCCGATCTTGTCGCCACCGATAAACTCAGAAATCTAGCAAGATCCGCTGACATTTTCGTCTTCACGTGGAAAAGCAGCAGTCACGCGGCATTCTACTGCATAAAAGATGAGCTTCCGGGCGGGGAGCCTATTTGGGCTGCCGGCAAAGGCACGGCAAGCATCATACGCGCGGTGATAGAAAAAGCTGGGGAAATCTGA
- a CDS encoding TetR/AcrR family transcriptional regulator: MLSRRASRNKSEESSNRDNVTRRVRLIEAALELFSQQGYAATGIKDIAAAASAPHATLYYWFPGGKRELGVAAIVHGGARYRAQLEACYPPDVDVVDATVSSFAKVASLLEASSYAGGCPIAMLVLEVASSDDGLRNAAAEVFETWIEVMEQRFIGAGMSAELARQAAVEIFCLIEGAILLSRSIRSPAPLHIAGQAAANAVAAKLAI, translated from the coding sequence ATGTTATCGCGACGTGCCTCCCGGAATAAATCCGAAGAATCTTCAAACCGGGACAATGTCACGCGCCGCGTCCGTCTGATCGAGGCCGCGCTGGAACTATTCAGCCAACAAGGCTACGCGGCGACTGGCATAAAGGACATCGCCGCTGCCGCTTCTGCGCCTCACGCAACGCTGTATTACTGGTTCCCGGGGGGCAAGCGAGAGCTCGGCGTTGCCGCCATCGTCCACGGCGGGGCGCGTTACAGAGCTCAGCTCGAGGCCTGCTACCCTCCCGACGTCGATGTCGTGGATGCGACAGTCTCCTCTTTTGCGAAAGTGGCCAGCTTGCTTGAGGCGAGCAGCTATGCCGGTGGTTGCCCGATCGCGATGCTCGTCCTGGAAGTGGCTTCCAGCGATGATGGGCTCCGTAATGCCGCCGCGGAAGTATTCGAAACGTGGATCGAGGTTATGGAGCAGCGCTTCATTGGGGCGGGGATGAGCGCAGAACTTGCCCGGCAGGCGGCGGTCGAAATCTTCTGCCTGATTGAAGGGGCGATACTATTGTCGCGCTCTATTCGGTCTCCAGCGCCGCTGCACATAGCTGGCCAGGCGGCGGCAAACGCCGTTGCCGCCAAACTTGCTATCTAG
- a CDS encoding glycosyltransferase, which yields MDGKLMVDTPAREEQWRRLYLGVRSKFVLALTIAIAWTALSVWLSQRWLIDLAAVTNWPFALIAIIFIAYVPGFMNAFLIATLSLDRRPLAYVSPKRTMPGVTVLVAAYNEAGGIRDTLTSLARQDYHGPLEVFILNDGSSDDTANIVRDHLASLALPDTATFALHDFQVNRGKSAALNDGLKAASHDLVITIDGDCWVRSNALTQIVSRYMSDPDNTVAVAGAVMVRNSRTNLLTRAQEWDYFHGIASVKRMQGMYHGTLVAQGAFSLYRRDALEEVGGWPECVGEDIVVSWALLERDYRIGYADNALAFTNVPEDFRQFALQRKRWSRGLMEAFKAHWRLLFKRRMATLFIWWNVAFLPLDLVYSFIFKLRRLRLVPWWQLFRAMHRFRTGPSGPVVFECVGVPGMLDRLVADAPPMSRIVVAGTCMEPDRFHPMMAQLKEVDLRFSVGYNPGEFRDVLHMIADGKVNPEPFLTGTVGFEGVDAAFSALGNPERHAKILIDPHSAVSAI from the coding sequence GTGGACGGGAAACTTATGGTCGATACGCCTGCCAGGGAAGAACAGTGGCGCCGCCTGTACTTGGGCGTGCGTAGCAAGTTCGTTCTTGCGCTGACGATCGCCATTGCCTGGACGGCGCTTAGCGTATGGCTGTCTCAGCGCTGGCTGATCGATCTTGCGGCCGTGACGAACTGGCCTTTCGCCCTCATCGCGATCATTTTCATCGCCTATGTTCCCGGCTTCATGAATGCCTTCCTGATCGCGACGCTGTCGCTCGATCGCAGGCCGCTGGCATATGTTTCGCCAAAACGGACGATGCCCGGCGTGACCGTGCTCGTCGCGGCATATAACGAAGCGGGGGGGATCCGCGATACGCTGACCAGCCTTGCGCGACAGGATTATCACGGGCCGCTCGAAGTCTTCATCCTCAACGACGGATCATCGGACGACACCGCGAATATCGTTCGTGATCATCTGGCATCGCTGGCGCTTCCCGACACGGCGACGTTCGCCTTGCATGATTTTCAGGTCAACCGCGGCAAATCGGCCGCGCTGAACGATGGCCTGAAGGCCGCGTCGCACGACCTTGTCATAACGATCGACGGCGACTGCTGGGTTCGGAGCAACGCGCTGACCCAGATCGTCAGCCGCTATATGTCCGACCCCGACAATACGGTGGCGGTGGCGGGGGCCGTGATGGTTCGCAACTCGCGCACCAATTTGCTGACCCGCGCGCAGGAGTGGGACTATTTCCACGGCATCGCGTCGGTCAAGCGCATGCAGGGCATGTATCACGGAACGCTCGTCGCGCAGGGCGCCTTCTCGCTCTATCGGCGCGACGCGCTCGAAGAGGTCGGCGGCTGGCCGGAATGTGTCGGCGAAGACATTGTCGTGTCGTGGGCGCTGCTCGAGCGCGACTACCGGATCGGTTATGCCGATAATGCGCTCGCCTTCACCAATGTGCCGGAAGACTTTCGGCAGTTCGCCTTGCAACGCAAGCGCTGGTCGCGCGGTCTTATGGAGGCGTTCAAGGCGCATTGGCGGCTGCTGTTCAAGCGGCGCATGGCGACGCTGTTCATCTGGTGGAACGTCGCCTTCCTGCCGCTCGACCTCGTGTACAGCTTCATCTTCAAATTGCGCCGGTTGCGCCTGGTACCCTGGTGGCAGCTGTTTCGGGCGATGCACAGGTTCCGCACGGGGCCATCGGGTCCCGTCGTGTTCGAATGCGTCGGTGTTCCGGGAATGCTTGATCGCCTCGTCGCCGACGCGCCGCCGATGAGCCGGATTGTCGTCGCCGGCACCTGCATGGAACCCGACCGGTTTCATCCGATGATGGCGCAGCTCAAGGAAGTCGATCTGCGCTTCTCCGTCGGCTACAATCCCGGTGAATTTCGCGACGTGCTGCACATGATCGCCGACGGCAAGGTCAATCCGGAACCATTCCTTACTGGAACAGTCGGGTTCGAAGGCGTTGATGCAGCTTTTTCCGCGCTCGGTAATCCCGAGCGGCATGCCAAAATCCTGATCGATCCGCATAGCGCGGTCTCCGCAATCTGA
- a CDS encoding inorganic phosphate transporter, translating to MNATTAAAPLDSGEFERPDLDKGLGAAGNLGFVAAIIVALGYVAYSVYADAAAAGVHATAFLPFALLFLALVIALGFEFVNGFHDTANAVATVIYTNSMPANYAVVWSGFFNFLGVLLSTGAVAFGIVSLLPVELILQVGSNAGFAMVFALLIAAIVWNLATWYFGIPSSSSHTLIGSIIGVGVANAMLHGKSGTAGVDWGKATEIGYALLLSPLLGFTVAALLFLAMKVLIRNKTLYEAPKGNTPPPWWIRALLIFTCTGVSFAHGSNDGQKGMGLIMLILIGTVPTAYALNRAVPEKYVQEFVVNSNAAEQVLAAHGGGPAPTLASPQDARRAVTAYIADKKLSPETLPALGALVDQVETQVSGYGSLAKVPAAATENMRNDMYLASEAIKRLGKEKRLTFTDAETEALTTYKGSLDSATRFIPTWVKIAVAFALGLGTMIGWKRIVVTVGEKIGKSHLTYAQGASAELVAMGTIGAADMLGLPVSTTHVLSSGVAGTMAANRSGLQMSTIRNLLMAWVLTLPVSIVLAGVLYAILSAIF from the coding sequence ATGAACGCCACGACCGCCGCCGCCCCACTCGATAGCGGCGAATTCGAACGCCCGGATCTCGACAAGGGATTGGGCGCGGCCGGCAACCTCGGCTTTGTCGCCGCGATTATCGTTGCGCTCGGATATGTCGCCTACAGCGTTTATGCCGACGCCGCGGCCGCGGGGGTCCATGCGACCGCCTTCCTGCCTTTCGCGCTGCTTTTCCTCGCGCTGGTCATCGCGCTCGGCTTCGAATTCGTAAACGGCTTCCACGACACCGCCAACGCGGTGGCGACCGTAATTTACACCAATTCGATGCCCGCCAACTATGCCGTCGTCTGGTCGGGCTTCTTCAATTTCCTCGGCGTGCTGCTCTCGACCGGGGCGGTGGCCTTCGGCATCGTCTCGCTGCTTCCCGTCGAGCTGATCCTGCAGGTCGGGTCGAATGCCGGCTTCGCGATGGTTTTCGCGCTGCTCATCGCGGCGATCGTCTGGAACCTCGCAACCTGGTATTTCGGCATTCCCTCGTCGAGCTCGCACACGCTGATCGGCTCGATCATCGGCGTCGGCGTCGCCAACGCCATGCTCCACGGCAAGAGCGGCACCGCCGGGGTCGACTGGGGCAAGGCGACCGAGATCGGTTACGCGCTGCTTCTCTCGCCGTTGCTCGGCTTCACCGTCGCGGCGCTGCTCTTCCTCGCGATGAAGGTGCTGATCCGCAACAAGACGCTCTATGAAGCGCCGAAGGGCAACACCCCGCCGCCGTGGTGGATTCGCGCCCTCCTCATCTTCACCTGCACCGGGGTCAGCTTCGCGCACGGGTCGAACGACGGGCAAAAGGGCATGGGCCTGATCATGCTCATCCTGATCGGCACCGTCCCGACGGCCTATGCGCTCAACCGCGCGGTTCCCGAGAAATATGTGCAGGAATTCGTCGTCAACTCGAACGCGGCCGAACAGGTGCTCGCGGCGCACGGCGGCGGCCCGGCCCCCACGCTCGCGTCACCGCAGGATGCACGCCGCGCGGTCACGGCCTATATCGCCGACAAGAAACTGTCGCCCGAAACCCTCCCCGCGCTCGGCGCGCTGGTCGATCAGGTCGAAACGCAGGTCAGCGGCTATGGCTCGCTCGCCAAGGTGCCCGCCGCCGCGACCGAGAATATGCGCAACGACATGTATCTCGCATCCGAGGCGATCAAGCGGCTGGGCAAGGAAAAGAGGCTGACCTTCACCGACGCCGAGACCGAAGCGCTGACGACATATAAGGGCTCGCTCGACAGTGCGACGCGCTTCATCCCGACCTGGGTCAAGATCGCCGTCGCCTTCGCGCTCGGGCTCGGCACGATGATCGGCTGGAAACGCATCGTCGTCACCGTCGGCGAAAAGATCGGCAAGTCGCACCTCACCTATGCGCAGGGCGCCTCGGCCGAGCTCGTCGCGATGGGAACGATCGGCGCCGCCGACATGCTCGGTCTGCCGGTCTCGACCACGCACGTCCTCTCGTCGGGCGTCGCCGGGACGATGGCGGCGAACCGCTCGGGCCTCCAGATGTCGACGATCCGAAACCTGCTGATGGCATGGGTGCTGACGCTGCCGGTATCGATCGTGCTCGCGGGAGTGCTGTACGCGATCCTCAGCGCTATTTTCTAA
- a CDS encoding CorA family divalent cation transporter → MQPGLVWGCARTDEGTVLIEECDDRKEAGFRWLHFNLADDRTPRWLERSTKLPRPIHDLMLARETHQQVIVEDGIVGLVLQDFERDFDAAETSQIGALHIVIAPGLMLTGRYHPIRSADIIRQRIAAGYDVRDGAAALNLAVGTMIDGLSQHVHGLAHGIQTAEDEFLNERMNPATRDLIAVRRRGARLHRLVSGMRATLVRLEKDPDLPGIFLPVAERHVQRLHALDTDVASTQAQLRQLRDELDLQAAQKTNQNLYFLSVISALLLPATLVTGFFGMNTGGLPFAHTQAGTFVAALAAITSSVATWLLLRRRP, encoded by the coding sequence ATGCAGCCCGGGCTGGTCTGGGGCTGCGCGCGGACGGACGAGGGGACGGTACTGATCGAAGAATGCGACGATCGGAAAGAGGCCGGCTTCCGCTGGCTTCACTTCAACCTCGCCGACGACCGTACTCCACGCTGGCTCGAACGCTCGACGAAACTGCCCCGCCCCATCCACGACCTGATGCTCGCGCGCGAAACGCATCAACAGGTGATCGTCGAGGACGGGATCGTCGGCCTCGTCCTCCAGGACTTCGAGCGCGATTTCGATGCCGCCGAAACCTCGCAGATCGGGGCGCTCCACATCGTTATCGCCCCCGGCCTGATGCTCACCGGCCGTTATCACCCGATCCGGTCGGCCGACATCATCCGTCAGCGGATTGCCGCGGGCTACGACGTCCGCGACGGCGCGGCCGCCCTGAACCTGGCGGTCGGTACGATGATCGACGGGCTCAGCCAGCATGTCCACGGCCTCGCGCACGGCATCCAGACTGCCGAGGACGAATTTCTCAACGAGCGGATGAACCCCGCGACGCGCGACCTCATCGCGGTGCGCCGCCGCGGCGCGCGGCTGCACCGCCTCGTTTCGGGGATGCGCGCGACGCTGGTCCGGCTCGAAAAGGACCCCGACCTGCCCGGCATCTTCCTCCCGGTTGCCGAGCGCCATGTCCAGCGCCTCCACGCGCTCGACACCGACGTTGCGAGCACGCAGGCCCAGCTCCGCCAGCTCCGCGACGAGCTAGACCTGCAGGCGGCGCAGAAGACCAACCAGAATCTCTATTTCCTGTCGGTGATCAGCGCGCTGCTGCTCCCCGCGACGCTCGTCACGGGCTTTTTCGGCATGAACACCGGCGGTCTGCCCTTCGCGCACACGCAGGCGGGGACCTTCGTCGCCGCGCTGGCCGCCATCACTTCGTCGGTCGCAACCTGGCTGCTGCTCCGCCGCCGGCCCTAA
- the ppk2 gene encoding polyphosphate kinase 2, with amino-acid sequence MDDSLSDLDRIKDEIADSFDEELEMEMDESRLEALLDDLSDHPDREALDRRLYFRELFRLQHELVVLQDWVQKQGLKVAVLFEGRDSAGKGGAIKRITQRLNPRVCRVVALPAPSERERTQWYFQRYVPHLPAAGEIVLFDRSWYNRAGVERVMGFCTEEECEEFFRSVPEFERMLVRSGIILVKYWFSITDEEQQFRFQMRIHDPLKQWKLSPMDVESRRRWEDYTRAKEDMLERTHIAEAPWWVVEAVDKKKARLNCIAHLLTQIPYQEVARPEVVLPARVRHADYERHPIPPEMHVPELY; translated from the coding sequence ATGGATGACAGCCTTTCCGATCTCGACCGCATCAAGGATGAAATCGCCGACAGCTTCGACGAGGAGCTGGAGATGGAGATGGACGAAAGCCGGCTCGAGGCGTTGCTCGACGATCTGTCGGACCATCCCGACCGCGAGGCGCTCGACCGGCGCCTCTATTTCCGCGAACTGTTCCGGCTGCAGCACGAACTCGTGGTCCTGCAGGACTGGGTGCAGAAACAGGGACTGAAGGTCGCGGTATTGTTCGAGGGACGCGATTCGGCGGGCAAGGGCGGTGCGATCAAGCGCATCACCCAGCGGCTCAATCCGCGCGTCTGCCGCGTCGTCGCGCTCCCCGCGCCGAGCGAGCGCGAGCGGACGCAATGGTATTTCCAGCGCTATGTCCCGCATCTGCCGGCGGCGGGCGAGATCGTGCTGTTCGACCGGAGCTGGTACAACCGGGCCGGGGTCGAGCGGGTGATGGGTTTCTGCACCGAGGAAGAGTGCGAGGAATTTTTTCGCTCGGTCCCCGAGTTCGAGCGGATGCTGGTGCGGTCGGGGATCATCCTCGTCAAATACTGGTTCTCGATCACCGACGAGGAGCAGCAGTTCCGTTTCCAGATGCGCATCCACGATCCGCTGAAGCAGTGGAAGCTGTCGCCGATGGATGTCGAATCGCGGCGGCGCTGGGAGGATTATACGCGCGCGAAGGAAGATATGCTGGAGCGCACGCATATCGCCGAGGCGCCCTGGTGGGTTGTCGAGGCGGTCGACAAGAAGAAGGCGCGGCTCAATTGTATCGCACATCTGCTGACGCAGATCCCCTATCAGGAGGTCGCGCGGCCTGAGGTGGTGCTGCCCGCGCGGGTGCGGCATGCCGATTACGAACGGCATCCGATCCCGCCGGAAATGCATGTGCCCGAGCTGTATTAG
- a CDS encoding amino acid aminotransferase, which produces MSGGQLFGALDRQPPDALLAVIGMHRADPRPDKIDVGVGVYRDASGATPVMRAVKQAEARLLAAQPSKAYLGAEGDQRFTDLLAGIALGPELAASDRITGVQTPGGTGALRLGAELLARSGAGTIWVGTPTWPNHGPIFREAGLTVRHHAYFDAETAGIDEQAFLSSLDAAAPGDVVLLHGCCHNPTGTALSPDQWQRLVAKLAERRLIPFVDLAYQGLGRGLDADAAGTRTLLAAVPEALLAYSCDKNFALYRERVGALWVQSATPETGAAVRDTMLVLARSLWSMPPDHGAAVVRVILEDDDLAAEWRAELDAMCARINRLRTLLAAIHPALASIADQQGLFALLPIDAAAVEALRAQHAIYMPASGRINIAGLNEDNVARFAAAIAPYLGDEAGAVVPDAAIASV; this is translated from the coding sequence ATGAGCGGCGGTCAGCTCTTCGGTGCGCTCGACCGCCAGCCGCCCGATGCGCTGCTCGCGGTCATCGGCATGCACCGCGCCGATCCACGGCCCGACAAGATCGATGTCGGGGTCGGCGTCTATCGCGACGCGTCGGGCGCGACGCCCGTCATGCGCGCGGTCAAGCAGGCCGAGGCGCGTCTGCTCGCCGCGCAGCCGTCGAAAGCCTATCTGGGCGCCGAGGGCGACCAGCGCTTTACCGACCTGCTGGCCGGGATCGCGCTGGGGCCCGAACTCGCGGCCAGCGACCGCATCACCGGGGTGCAGACGCCGGGCGGCACGGGAGCTTTGCGCCTGGGCGCCGAACTGCTCGCGCGGTCCGGGGCGGGCACCATCTGGGTGGGAACGCCGACCTGGCCCAACCATGGGCCGATCTTCCGCGAGGCCGGGCTGACCGTTCGGCACCATGCCTATTTCGATGCCGAAACGGCCGGGATCGACGAGCAGGCCTTTCTCTCCAGCCTCGATGCGGCTGCCCCGGGCGATGTCGTCCTTTTGCACGGCTGCTGCCACAATCCGACCGGCACCGCGCTGTCGCCGGACCAGTGGCAGCGCCTCGTCGCCAAGCTGGCCGAGCGCCGCCTGATCCCCTTTGTCGACCTTGCCTATCAGGGCCTCGGCAGGGGCCTCGATGCCGATGCTGCGGGCACGCGCACGCTGCTTGCGGCCGTCCCCGAGGCGTTGCTGGCCTATAGCTGCGACAAGAATTTCGCGCTCTATCGCGAACGGGTCGGGGCGCTTTGGGTCCAGTCCGCCACGCCCGAAACCGGCGCGGCGGTGCGCGACACGATGCTCGTGCTGGCGCGAAGCCTGTGGTCGATGCCGCCCGATCATGGCGCTGCGGTCGTCCGCGTCATCCTCGAGGATGACGATCTGGCGGCCGAATGGCGCGCCGAACTCGATGCGATGTGTGCGCGCATCAACCGGCTCCGCACACTGCTCGCGGCGATCCATCCGGCGCTCGCCTCGATCGCGGATCAGCAGGGGCTGTTTGCGCTGTTGCCGATCGATGCCGCGGCGGTCGAGGCGCTGCGCGCCCAGCATGCGATCTATATGCCGGCCTCGGGCCGCATCAACATCGCCGGCCTGAACGAGGACAATGTCGCGCGCTTCGCCGCGGCGATCGCGCCCTATCTCGGCGATGAGGCGGGTGCGGTTGTGCCGGATGCGGCGATCGCGAGCGTTTGA
- the phhA gene encoding phenylalanine 4-monooxygenase, producing MAQDILTRPDGTAADWTIPQDWDAYTAEDHATWDTLFDRQARLLPGRVTPEFIDGLDMLRLSKPGIPDFDELSERLMKATGWQVVAVPGLVPDDVFFDHLANRRFVSGNFIRRPDQLDYLQEPDVFHDVFGHVPLLAHPVFADYMQAYGEGGRRAAQAGVIEKLARLYWYTVEFGLVRSEGGLKLYGAGIVSSYTESVFALDDPSPNRIGFDLRRLMRTKYRIDDFQQNYFVIDSFEDLLDQTLNTDFGPLYAELEGQEDIEIEAILPTDHVYTRGTQRYAREQAA from the coding sequence ATGGCACAGGACATCCTCACTCGCCCCGACGGCACCGCCGCGGATTGGACCATCCCGCAGGATTGGGACGCCTATACGGCGGAGGATCATGCGACCTGGGACACGCTGTTCGACCGTCAGGCGCGGTTGCTGCCGGGCCGCGTGACACCCGAATTCATCGACGGCCTCGATATGCTGCGCCTGTCGAAACCGGGCATCCCCGATTTCGACGAATTGTCCGAACGGCTGATGAAGGCGACCGGATGGCAGGTCGTCGCAGTGCCCGGCCTCGTCCCCGACGACGTGTTTTTCGACCATCTCGCCAATCGCCGCTTCGTCTCGGGCAATTTCATCCGGCGTCCCGATCAGCTCGACTATTTGCAGGAACCCGATGTGTTCCACGATGTCTTCGGCCATGTGCCGCTGCTCGCGCACCCGGTCTTCGCCGATTATATGCAGGCCTATGGCGAAGGGGGCCGCCGCGCCGCGCAGGCGGGCGTCATCGAAAAGCTCGCACGCCTCTATTGGTACACTGTCGAATTCGGCCTCGTCCGTTCCGAAGGCGGGCTGAAGCTTTACGGCGCCGGTATCGTCTCTTCCTATACCGAGTCGGTCTTCGCGCTCGACGATCCGTCGCCGAACCGGATCGGTTTCGACCTGCGGCGCTTGATGCGGACCAAATATCGCATCGACGATTTCCAGCAGAATTATTTCGTCATCGACAGCTTCGAGGATCTTCTCGACCAGACGCTCAACACCGATTTCGGCCCGCTTTATGCCGAGCTGGAAGGGCAGGAGGATATCGAGATCGAAGCGATCCTGCCGACCGACCATGTCTATACGCGCGGCACGCAGCGCTATGCACGCGAGCAGGCCGCATGA
- a CDS encoding Lrp/AsnC family transcriptional regulator: MDAIDRRIVAELQRDASLSHAELGERVGASSASCWRRVRALEDAGILTGHVRLVDPARIGRGVTVLCNIRVRSHSIDDRISFEQFVQSCPEIVECFSMSGDWDYLLRVVVADVAGYNSFLMDTVLAHPAVAGGSSHFALGTTKYTTALPI, translated from the coding sequence TTGGATGCAATAGACCGAAGAATCGTTGCAGAGCTGCAGCGCGACGCATCGCTCAGCCATGCCGAGCTGGGCGAGCGCGTCGGCGCGTCGAGCGCATCCTGCTGGCGCCGCGTGCGGGCGCTGGAGGACGCAGGCATCCTCACCGGCCATGTCCGTCTGGTCGACCCCGCCCGGATCGGGCGCGGCGTCACCGTGCTGTGCAATATCCGGGTGCGCAGCCACAGTATCGACGACCGGATCAGTTTCGAGCAATTCGTCCAATCCTGTCCCGAAATCGTCGAATGCTTCTCGATGTCGGGCGACTGGGATTATCTGCTGCGCGTCGTGGTCGCCGACGTCGCCGGTTATAACAGCTTCCTGATGGACACCGTGCTGGCGCATCCGGCGGTCGCCGGGGGCTCTTCGCATTTCGCGCTGGGAACGACCAAATACACGACCGCCCTGCCGATCTGA